A window of Candidatus Hydrogenedentota bacterium genomic DNA:
TAGACGTGGAACCAGACGAAAAAGTGCATCAGAATATTTTGAACCGAATGCGTCTGGGCGGCGGGCGCAAACAAGGATGGGGTCGTGTCCGTTGTGTGAAACTAGAACAAAAAGACTTCAATTCACAAAATCCTACGGCCCTGGATGAATTGCCGTATAAAGACAAGAAATATCGCTGGCTTCTTTCCCCGGATTTTAGGTGTACGTCTAATCCTAATGCCTATGGTCGTGCTTTTCTCAGCGTTTACCGTATTTATAAACCGGGCACAACGCAAACAGGCTTCGGTCAGAACTTTAGTAAAGGCGAACTTTGTTGGGAAGCCGGGTCTCTTATACCCGTGACGAACGAATAACATAGGAAACAGTACTTTTAAAAGACCGGTGATCGGATTTCTTTTCGGTCACCGGTTTTCTTATATAAGTCGACGTGGTGGGCGGAATAGGTAGGCCAGATATTTCACAGATATGCGTGGGTAGTCTTGGGTGTGGAAAGGGGCGCTTGTTGCACCGCCGCCAGATTCTTTTCTACCATGAGAGTATTAGAAGAAAACCCAGTTGTTTTCAATCATAGTGCCGCGACACCATTTTGCAGCTGAACGCACGCTCCCATTTCTTCACAAAAGTCATCTACGGATCGTAAGGGAACTTTATCGATGTAACGGCTATTCATGAGGCGTAACAACGCGGCATAATCCAATCTAAATTGAATGCTGTCCCCAATTTTTAGCCCGTCATCATGGTCTCCGAGATTTACCACAGTAAGATCACTGCTGGCGCCGGCTAATGTATACTCGGGATTAACGGGAGTCAATCCGGATATTTCAACATCCAATTGACCAACGCCCACCAAAGCGCGGTAGCCTCGCTGCCCTACCTGATTATCGCCGGTATTTTGTATCGTTGCAAAAGGTTCTATCCCACCGGTTTCTTGGGAGGGTTGCAAACTTTTTTCCTTGAGTTCGGCAATCTCCGCGTCCAAGAGAAAGACATCATTCCGAAACGACGGGAGCGTACCCCCTTGAACCAAATTGGTTCCTAGGAACAGTGCTTCCCCAATCCTGAAATGATTAATGCCTTTAGGCATTTTTCCTTCCATAAGCAACGGAAGTGCAGCGCTCGTTCCTGCGGAGATAATCGGTAATTTACAATTGAATTTAAGCTCCAGCAATTCACGATAGAGAACCAATTGCATGAGCTGATCCACATTGGGCACGACACCGGCCAGACAACCCAAATTTGCCCCAACCCCAAGCACCTCAATATGAGGCAATGTGAAG
This region includes:
- a CDS encoding alanine/ornithine racemase family PLP-dependent enzyme, translating into MNQLLINYDALLHNYLAIEGLMRQHRSQWTLVTKVLCGNRQVLKALAAMGMNSVGDSRLSNLKTIQKDVPDVTSWYLRVPSPSAIDQVATLSDVSLNSEITTIQALNDAAGRNQRKHQVVIMIELGDLREGILPGSLINFYKSVFTLPHIEVLGVGANLGCLAGVVPNVDQLMQLVLYRELLELKFNCKLPIISAGTSAALPLLMEGKMPKGINHFRIGEALFLGTNLVQGGTLPSFRNDVFLLDAEIAELKEKSLQPSQETGGIEPFATIQNTGDNQVGQRGYRALVGVGQLDVEISGLTPVNPEYTLAGASSDLTVVNLGDHDDGLKIGDSIQFRLDYAALLRLMNSRYIDKVPLRSVDDFCEEMGACVQLQNGVAAL